One Pseudomonadota bacterium DNA segment encodes these proteins:
- a CDS encoding IS5/IS1182 family transposase, which translates to MMGHHDTPRDNLFLYNIYLEDRVRKDHPLRRIKELIDFNFIYKEVEDKYGQNGNVSVPPPVILKLIFLFFFYNIRSERELMETIPER; encoded by the coding sequence GTCATCATGATACACCCCGGGATAACCTGTTTTTGTATAATATTTATCTTGAAGATAGGGTACGGAAGGACCACCCCTTACGGAGGATAAAAGAACTCATTGACTTCAATTTTATCTACAAAGAGGTTGAAGATAAATACGGTCAAAATGGCAATGTCTCCGTTCCTCCTCCTGTTATTTTAAAACTCATATTTCTTTTTTTCTTTTACAACATCCGTTCAGAACGGGAACTCATGGAAACCATCCCTGAACGA